tcaAAAAGGGCATCAAGTTTGTGTGGACCCCTGAATGCGAAGCTAGCTTCCAACTGCTAAAAGAGAAATTAACCACCGCCCCCGTGTTAGCCGTGCCAGAACCAGGAACAAATTACGTGGTCTACACAGATGCTTCGAAAAATGGACTCGGGTGCGTTCTAATGCAGAACGGGAAGGTGATAGCTTATGCGTCGAGACAACTCCGACCCCACGAACTGAACTACCCCACTCACGATCTGGAATTAGCAGCCGTAGTGCATGCActaaaaatttggagacaccacctATATGGGGTTAAGTGTGAGATTTTCACTGACCacaagagtctaaagtacttttTCGAACAAAGGGATCTAAACATGCGACAGAGAAGATGGCTTGAGTTGGTGAAGGATTACGATTGCACCATAAACTACCATCCTGGCAAGGCAAATGTGGTAGCTGACGCACTGAGTCGAAAGTCCCAATCACAAGCTTGTCTAGCCACCAGGGAGGGAATACTAATACAAGAATTCGCCAAGATGAGAATAGAAATAATACAAGCACCGGAAACGGTGGAAGCTAAAATCGCAACTTTGGTGCTGCAGCCCGACCTGAGGAAACGAATAGTTGACGCCCAAAGACACGACGAAGCGCTGGAGAAAATACGAATAAAAGTGCGGACCGGTGAGCAAAGCAATTATAGAGAAGAGGCGGACAATGCCCTCACTTTTGAAGGAAGACTGTGTGTACCGGCCAATCCGGACCTTAGGAATGAAATATTGATTGAGGCACACGACACACCGTATACCGCTCATCCGGGAAGCACAAAAATGTACCAGGATCTGAAAAGAAAGTTTTGGTGGGACGGCATGAAAAGAAGCATCGCAATGTTTGTCGAGAGATGTTTAACTTGCCAGCGAGTCAAGGCATTGCACCAACGACCTTACGGGAAACTACAACCCTTggaaattcccgagtggaaatgggaacatatcgccatggattttgtgacaggccTGCCCAGATCCAAGCGTGGAAATACTGCCATTTGGGTAATTGTTGATCGACTCACGAAAAGTGCTCATTTCATCCCTATTCCCATCACGTATGGATCCGAGAAGCTAGCACAGTTATACGTAAGGGAAATTGTGCGTCTGCATGGAGTACCTgtgacaatcacgtcagaccgagACTCGAAGTTTACATCCAGATTCTGGCAAAGCATGCAAAGGGAAATGGGTACGAGATTAAATTTCAGCACCGCATTCCACCCCCAGACCGACGGACAATCCGAGAGGACAATCCAAACTCTAGAAGATATGTTGAGGGCCGTCGTACTCGATAGAGGAGAAAACTGGGAATCCATCTTGCATCTGATAGAGTTTGCCTATAATAATAGTTATCAAGCCACCATCGACATGGCACCTTATGAGGCACTATATGGAAGAAAATGTCGGTCTCCACTCTATTGGGACGAAGTAGGGGAGAGAAAGGTATTAGGCCCAGAATCCGTGGCGGAGATGATTGAAATCGTGAGACGAATCCGGGGTCGAATCAAGGAAGCGCAAGACCGACAAAAATCCTACGCCGATGAGCGTCGAACGGATTTGAAATTTAACATCGGAGAGAAAGTCTTTTTGAAAGTATCTCCTTCcaaagggataaccagatttggactcaGAGGAAAGCTGAAACCACGGTttattggaccctatgaaattctggaAGAAGTGGGCCCGGTAGCATATCGtttggcattaccacccaaTTTTTGTAATGTGCACCACGTTttccacgtctcccaacttcggaggtacgtgttcgacccgaaGCATGTCATTCGTCACGAGGAAATCGCTTTAGAACCTGACTTGAGCTACGAAGAAAAGCCGATAGAAATACTAGACCGAAAGGTGCAACAGCTTCGGaacaagtcgattactacagtgaaggttttgtggaaaaaccacggacaggaagaagcaacatgggagctagaagagaaaatgaaggagaaatatcccgagctttttgtttaaaaacatcctaaatttcgggacgaaatttcttttaagaggggtagtatgtaacgacccgctaagccgatattattagaaacaatattattagctaaattacttatataagtaacttttactgcgattaaatccgagccCCGAGCTTGCGCCGTTTGTACCTACACCAAATGAAatgatcaaaaaaaaaaaaaaaaaaaaatatatatatatatatatatatatatatataataataattaattaattttttctctGATAGCTTATCCGAGAAGGGCATGACAATACATTTAATGTTACTTGATGAGtagtaaaagaaataaatgctGCATTTATGAATGCATTAATgaagtatgaaaaaaaaaattctcattcTCTGACACAAATGGTGaactttctctccaagaataATTACCGCTTACGTGGCCATCTTTTATTGCCATCTTCTATAGATTAGTATTTGTCCTCACTTTCTTTCACCAGAAAAAAAAACGCTACCATCACATATCCTAATCACCCCTTCCCAACCCCACTTAATTCCTTCACCAACCCCACATACTAATTCCCCTTCCTACTTCAATTCCACATCGGACAGAGCCTAAGGAGGAAGGTTTACACACACTTGTAGAATCAAGTCACCAATCAAACACCACCTCTTTTTCCCCCACATAAAAGGTAattccaagttttttttttatgcatATACATCAGATTATAGTAAGAATGAAAATGGAAACATGCTAGGTAACCTTTATTTCCACATATTACATCAGGGACTCCAAAATTCACCCAACACATACAAGTAGCATGCCAAAACCAGAATTTTCCCCAAGCTATTGAATGATAGACATAACATAGGACTTTTAATGATGCTTTAGACAACACCAAAAGCATGTGACTCTTATAACAATTCTATGTAGACctctaaaataaatatagaaactCATCTTGAGCCAATCAGTAAATCTGCCGTGAGGAACTTCCGGCAGCAAGCTAGGCGCTCCGTCGTCAACAATGACAGCCCACGCTCCAAAAACCCATCCTTTCTTTTCGTTCCATGAATCTGGGAAATCTTGGAATGAAATTAACAAAGTCTATTATCACAAAGGTATTTAAaacctaaataaaaaaaaaagggggAGGGGATGAAGAAACCGATCACCTACCTGTCGGAAACGGCGTCGGCCGCTGGAGATGAGGGTCTCGACGGCGACGGCGCTGGAAGGGAGGGGAGGGCTGATGGATACAATCCCCTCCGAGCtgaaacctcggcaagagccgagcatggtccccgccgagctgaaacctcggcaagagccgagcatggtccccgccgagttgaaacctcggcaagagccgagcatggtccccgccgagctgaaacctcggcaagagccgagcaCGGTCCCCGCCGAGCtgaaacctcggcaagagccgagcatggtccccgccgagctgaaacctcggccagagccgagcatggtcccagCCGAGCTACAACTTCGGCATGAGCCGAGCAGGGAGTAGGAAACGATTCCGGCAGACCTACAGCCTCGGAAAGAGCCGGTCAAGGAGCAGAGTGTAGCAAGGGAGGAAGTATCCATTGCGAAGACAGGGCCGGCGAGGAACGTGAAGCCTCCGAGCCGATTCGGCGACCTTGGGGCTGTAATGCATATTGATTTGAGGTCCATTCCGAAATTTAAGTATTCCGGGCCTAAGAATGAAATGGTTAAGTAAGCTAAAATAAATAGTTGTGACCcaaattgttttaaattttttttaggagtaattagtaaagtatagaATATCAAATTTTGGTTGGAATCTAACTAGCAAACGAAGTGGAAGTAAATAATgcaagatttggaaatttcgaataataataataataataataatgttaatAATAAAGTTAAACCTTGAGATTTTATTTCTCATTTAATCAGATTAGTTTAAAACTgaattagtatttttattttcttttcctattgtgttgtttcaaaaggttatctccgcaagtaaggtcggagtaagagattcaagtaaggaaaataagcgatcaaggtgagctttcttatacttaaaatacaaatcgtattctATGAAAACGCGAGCACATGTTCGTGGATGTTTTAAAGAtattgtcttgccataaatgttttgtgtatgatgcctatctgtttggctaaggccaagtgaattatgaatgatgatataagtcgaattcgggtcccagtgagggtggtgtccccgctcggactagtgtacacaagctccctctgtcatgttgggcagagcaggtgaccgaggaaggtggccaccttcccggcacatgcatgtaaggtgaccgtgcgagaacaccatctcgacggcacaaggtgatcagatatggctaagtacaggaaaaagggcccaaagtgaatattttagtaagctcgggtcttttaaataaaaccccgagtattactgcgatgatggcttgacaatattttcaaatgtatatttgtaattttcggcattatgttcactgagtactttttgtactcagccctgcatatttctaaacgtgcaggttgagtcgTGGAAAGGGGAAGGGATAAGTGCTGTGGAGAGCAATCTAGTAGATAACTATGAACaaaactctcggaggttcatgtctccatacatggacCGCGTTCTTTCGTTTCCGCTGTGCCGGTTAAGAGGCAGTGTCTATCTTACCCTTTACTCGGATAATCAGAACCTGTATGAACGGTCACTCGATTCTACATGATCGAGTGTATTTTGGTTATAAGTATTTCCGTATTTAAGTTATTATGTGCGTCTCGTTTTGCTTTGGCTTTAATTTCCCctaaattctatccccgcttcttataatcCCTCCTTAGTCGCGAATTCCCCGGattatgctatccttagctaactgcggtcgtgacaatatttttgacaaattttctaaatataatttgaccttaaatattatcacttaattttgtgacatgcaagtaaaattgcttcttcaattttttatattaattttttttttaaaattgaataaagaactttctttaataataaaaaattgaataaagtttAGCATCTCCCCCATCGATAATGAGAAGGTTTAGCATCTCAATATTGGCTCTTCATCACACCTAGATCTACAAGTTAGATGTAGTATTtcaatacatgaaatattaacaTACATCTATTAGAATTAAACAatctttcattattttatttaatttattcaatctATTGTCTCAACTTTCATATCATATGAATCGTATTGCTAGCCATAGAGAGTTTTATAATGAGATGAGATTTTTAATATTGATAGTTTCGATTTTTCTATGAAAAGGTTAAGGAGAAATTGATATTTTCCCTTGATGATAAGAAATTAATTAGATTGATAATGAGTGTGCCAACCAACACGTGTCACCCCTCAACTACTCCTAATTATGGCGATAAATATATTCAAAGTTTAGGTTTGTATTTTATGATTCATTTAATATGATTTCAAAATTCCAATTGAAAATCTCACAGATTGCCAAAAGGTCAAAAAGGCTAATGAATTAAAACCACTTAATTCCACTTTAATCATTTGAATCCATCCTAACCTAAATCTAACACTAATTATAACCTCATTACCTCTATATGACTTGTTACAGGCTGTATCCTCATAACTTCATTTTCTTATTATTACAGGGGTTAAATGCTTAATACTACTATCATACAATCTTCACAATTTATTTAGTCACCATAATTGGTCAAAATTAAAACTGATATGGTAGCCGAAATAGTACACGACGAATGAACTAGGTGACGTGCCAACATAATCTTCAATATGTTCACCTATTCAATGAAAATCTATTTTTGCACGCATTTCAGTTCCTAAACGAATGTTCAAACCAAAAAGGAGAAGCTTGTGTTGCTGACGTTCTCAACGAATAAGCCATTTCTCGATGAATAGAGCATGTATTTGCCAATTTCGTGGGTCCTACCAAGTTGATTTACGTGATACCAAACTACATATACGAAAAATTAAGCTCATTTCTAGACAGACAAGCATGCCCTAAATGTCTATATTCACCACAACTTTTGCACATGTACGATCAGTTCATATAAGCGTTTCCGCCAACCATGTCTATTTCAATTCTTGTAATGTTGTAATTCACGTGACGAGATTTCCAGCGTTTAAAATACCAAATCATCAAATGATTCGATAAAGTTATTTATTCACGGTTAAAAAAATGAACAAACGGGTGTTGTGTCATCATAACAATAATAAGGGTTGTTAATTATGACAAAGTCAATTTGAAACAAGTTTGAGAAATCAAGATTTGAGAACACCTCAAACCCAAAAAGCACAAAAAGTGACAGGGAATCTTAAGACAGCAGGTGCCTAGTTTGTAACAATCCACCATTACAAAAGCTCTTTCTCTCTACTGTCACTCAAAACTGCCAATAACTGTTGCTACCAAACAAAGCCATTTTCTTTTTACAGCAATGATATTTCAAACTCAAACCCCAGATCTCCACATCTTCAAAAACTCCTCCTTTTCACACCCACGTCCCTTTTCCCAATGAATCTTACACAACATGTGAAAAAGCTTTGATCTTTTGCTACCTGCTCTGTTTTTCATAATTTCATCCTTTTTccaaatttcagcttctttACAATGGATTTCTTGAATCTTTCTTCACCACCCACCTTTTCTTTGTGAGAGTTGGTGAAAAAAGGGGAGAGAAGTGGGATTTTTTGGGCTTTGCTTCTGTGGGGAAAACATCAAACATGTTGTGCGCGTGTTCCGGGGAGCAATTCAAGCTTGAGGAGGCGATCCCGCAGTCTCCTGAATCGCTGGCGACAAGGGATTTCTCCGCCAGTGGAATCTCTTCAAGGACTGGAAACGGCGATTGGGAATCCAAGCTCGAAGATGCTCAGGTCGATGAAGCGGAATCCACGTTGAAGGAGGCGCTTTCTCTGAATTACGAGGTAATTTCATCGTCTCTCTTGTGAAATTGCTTCTTGTTTGAGTGAGGGAGTGATGAAAAACTGTTGGATTTTAGGAAGCGAGAGCTTTGCTGGGAAGACTTGAGTACCAAAGGGGCAATTTTGATGCTGCCCTTCAAGTTTTTCAAGGGATTGATATCAGGCTGCTGTCGCCTAGAATGTCGATGGCCATTTCGGAGAGGACTCGGCCGCGGAAATCGCGGTCGTCTCGAGGGAGGAATGTGCTCACTGGTGTGATGTCGCTGCATTCAGTGAGCTTACTTCTTGAAGCAATGCTGCTCAAGGCCAATTCTCTAGCGGAGCTGGGACGTGTTAAAGGTATTCATCACTCGTCATTTCATGTCTAAGTTGAGCTTTTTTCGCGTTTCATTAGTCGATTATCGATTATCTGCAGTTGCGAGCTCGATCAATATCACTACCAGTTTGATGTGGAGTGTTGATTTGTGTAGGATTCTTGACTTTTCTTTGATCGATAATCGTTTATCTGAAGTTGTGGACTCGATTAAAATCGCTAACTTAGCTTGTCATTTGATGTGGTGTGAGATTCTTGATGAGTAGAGAGATTCTTGACTTCTCTATGATCATAATTGTTTTAGATTGGCATTTGATGTTGTGTCATTGAAACTCTTCTAAAGACGAATGGATTTGCGTCTGATTCTTGACATTTCTTTGATCAATAATCGTTTACGTGCAGTTGTGAACTCGATTAAAATCACTAGCTTAGCTTGGGATTTGATGTGGTGTCACTGAAACTCTTGTGAAAATGAATTGATTCGTAAAGAGATTCTTGATGTGTAAAGAGATTCTCGAGATCGATAATTGTTTATCTGCTGTCACGAATTTGATCAGAATCGTTAGGTGCTTGCCCTTTGATGTGGTGTCGTTGCATTAGTTTGTGTATAAGATTCTTGATGAGTAGAGAGATTCTTGGTTTCTAATAGGTTCGTTTCTTGTTGCGAATGCAGAAGCCGCGAGCGAGTGCAAGATTATCTTGGACACGGTCGAATCAGCTCTTCCTTGTGGCACATATAGTGAGATAAACGGAGATAGTAAACTGCTGGAGATGTTTCACAGGGCGCTCGAACTGCTTCCCAAGCTATGGTTGCAAGCAGGATCCGTAGACGAGGCGATTGCTGCATACCGGAGGGCGCTGCTGAGGCCGTGGAATTTGGATCCTCAGCTGCTGGCGAAAGTGCAGAAGGACCTAGCAGCCACATTGCTGTACGGAGGCGTCGAGGCAAGCATTCCTCCCGAGTCTAAACCTATCGGAGCCACGTTCCCCGACAGTAGCATGGAAGAGTCGATTCTCCTGTTGTTTATACTGATGCAGAAGGTTGTTTACGGTGAAATTGAATGGGATCCTGAAATTATGGATCATTTAACCTTTGCACTCGCAATGTGTGGAGAGTTCGAGTCTTTGGCAGATCACGTGGAGCAAGTTCTTCCGGGGATATACAATCGGGCCGAGAGGTGGTACTTTCTCGCACTCTGCTATAGCGCTGCAGGTCAGAATACGACGGCTCTGAATCTTCTAAAGAAAGTGTCTGGATTGTCGGAGAGTAATCACAAGCCTCATTTGGCGTCGTTTTTGCTTGGAGCAAAGGTATGCTCTCAAGATCCGGCCGAGTCTCTGGAAGGGGTGAAGTTTGCGCGCAGAGTAATTGATGCTTCGATAAACCACAACGAGCACATGCTCGGCCAAGCTAATAAGTTTCTCGGCATCTGCTATGGGAATGCTGCGAGGAAATCCACATCCGATTCTGAAAGAGTCGCTCTACATAGAAACTCCGTTAACTCGTTCAGCCATACATTGCGCGCTGGGATTGAAGATCCGGAGATCAGCTTCCATCTCGGGTTGGAAAACGCTGTACAGAGAAACTTAGCTTTGTCTTTGAACCAAGCCATGGTGTACTCAAAGACAAGCGCTGGCAGCTCTGCAAGAGGCTGGAAGCTTTTGGCGCGCGTTGCGTCAGCCGAACAGAGGCTGGTGGATGCAGAAGCCATCGTTGATCTTGCATTGGACGAAACAGAAAGCATCGAACAGCTCGAGCTTCTTAGGTTGAAAGCCCTCGTTCAGATCGCTCAAGAGCAACCGAAGCAGGCTATAGAAACCTATAGGATCTTGCTAGCTCTGATTCGTGGACAGGGCGAAATTCTCGAGAAAAGCGCAAAAAAGGTGTGCATACTCGCAAACCTTATGTTCGTGCAGAAACGCATTGCTGCACGAACATTTCTTTTAATAACGATGTGTTAATTGTTGCCGTTGTTTCTTGGCAGGTGGAAGCTGAGACGATTCTCGAGTTAGATGCATGGTTGGATTTGGCTCGACTTTATTCGAGTCACGAGTTATGGTTGGATGCGGACATCTGCATTAGGAAGGCGAAGGCAACTAATTTTTACTCTGCTCGAACCTGGCACGAAACAGGTCGATAAACCTTTCCGTGCCTCGTATGTTATTTGTGGGCGAATATCGTATTCTAACCCGACCTTTAGGGTCGTCTTAAAGGTTAGGCTAGAATACGATATTTGCCCTATTCCCGATCGTTTTGTGCAATTTTGTGCTTAATTCACTTGAACGCTGGCAGGAAGACTTTTCGAAGCCAAACAACAGTACCAAGACGCGATTGCAGCGTTCGCGTTGTCTTTATCGATCGTTCCGGATTACGTCCCGAGTATAGTCTCGACCGCCAGGATACTGATGAAGATGAGCAGCCGGTCGCTCCACATAGCAAAGAGCTTCCTAATGAGCGCGTTACGCTTGGAGCCCACTAGCCACGAGGCGTGGTCGAGTCTCGGACTCGTCTACAAGATGGAAGGATCGGTGCAGCAAGCTGCAGACGCGTTCCAAGCCGCGCACGAGCTCGAGCTCTCTGCCCCTGTCCAAAGCTTTTTATGACAGCAAAAACATTCTTTCGTTCCAGTAAACTGAATGCTGATATTTTGGACATGAAAGAAGCAATTCTTTCATTGCATTAAATTGattactaattttttaattttttataatttaagattCTGAAAAGTGGTGTGTACTTGAGGACCTCGAAAAGTTCTTAATACATCCTcagtcccacaataggagtcactcaTATCTTATcgtgacacgagttttaagaaatgtaattaatagtgggttggaaaatttagttaaatatgagatccactttttaatattagttttataataaaaatgtgagagaggtgagttagtggaatatgagaccctaTTTatcattataataaaaatgaagtgtgactttTTTTATGGGATGAACTAAAATAGCAAAGTGGGACACT
This genomic interval from Salvia splendens isolate huo1 chromosome 13, SspV2, whole genome shotgun sequence contains the following:
- the LOC121760535 gene encoding protein NPGR1-like — protein: MLCACSGEQFKLEEAIPQSPESLATRDFSASGISSRTGNGDWESKLEDAQVDEAESTLKEALSLNYEEARALLGRLEYQRGNFDAALQVFQGIDIRLLSPRMSMAISERTRPRKSRSSRGRNVLTGVMSLHSVSLLLEAMLLKANSLAELGRVKEAASECKIILDTVESALPCGTYSEINGDSKLLEMFHRALELLPKLWLQAGSVDEAIAAYRRALLRPWNLDPQLLAKVQKDLAATLLYGGVEASIPPESKPIGATFPDSSMEESILLLFILMQKVVYGEIEWDPEIMDHLTFALAMCGEFESLADHVEQVLPGIYNRAERWYFLALCYSAAGQNTTALNLLKKVSGLSESNHKPHLASFLLGAKVCSQDPAESLEGVKFARRVIDASINHNEHMLGQANKFLGICYGNAARKSTSDSERVALHRNSVNSFSHTLRAGIEDPEISFHLGLENAVQRNLALSLNQAMVYSKTSAGSSARGWKLLARVASAEQRLVDAEAIVDLALDETESIEQLELLRLKALVQIAQEQPKQAIETYRILLALIRGQGEILEKSAKKVEAETILELDAWLDLARLYSSHELWLDADICIRKAKATNFYSARTWHETGRLFEAKQQYQDAIAAFALSLSIVPDYVPSIVSTARILMKMSSRSLHIAKSFLMSALRLEPTSHEAWSSLGLVYKMEGSVQQAADAFQAAHELELSAPVQSFL